GCGCGGTCTGGGTCTATCACAAGCTGTTGCTGAGCGGCCTGGCCTATACCATCGTGTACACGGTCATCGTCGTGGCGGCCGGCCTGGCCGTCGGGCTGGTCGTCGGCATCGGGCGGGTGCGCGCGCCGCGTTTCATCGCCGGCATCCTGCGCGCCTATGTGGAAGTGTTCCGCTGCACGCCGGTGCTGGTGCAGCTGATCTGGTTCTATTACGCCCTGCCCATCCTGACGAATATCGAGATGTCGCCCACCAGCGCGGCGGCGCTGTCGCTGACCCTGTACGGCGGCGCCTTCTATTCGGAGATCGTGCGCGCCGGCATACTGGGCGTGGACTGGGGGCAGACCGAAGCGGGACTGGCCATGGGCATGCGCAACAAGCAGGTCATGCGGCGCATCATCCTGCCGCAGGCCTT
This genomic interval from Bordetella genomosp. 8 contains the following:
- a CDS encoding amino acid ABC transporter permease; the protein is MYHWDFGAVWVYHKLLLSGLAYTIVYTVIVVAAGLAVGLVVGIGRVRAPRFIAGILRAYVEVFRCTPVLVQLIWFYYALPILTNIEMSPTSAAALSLTLYGGAFYSEIVRAGILGVDWGQTEAGLAMGMRNKQVMRRIILPQAFRHMVPPLMSQSIMQLKNTSLLSVIAVPDLLYQAQSAAHDSYRPLEIYTIAAVCYFVVLFPATLWSKRIENRLAKQDRSAA